The following coding sequences lie in one Lolium perenne isolate Kyuss_39 chromosome 2, Kyuss_2.0, whole genome shotgun sequence genomic window:
- the LOC127331737 gene encoding elongation factor 1-beta, producing MAVTFSELHTAEGLKALEAHLAGKTYISGDGISKDDIKVFAAVPTKPGAEFPNAARWYDTIAAATAARFPGKAGGVSASSASAASAPAAAEAMDVDDDDLDLFGDETEEDKAAAAARVAAKPAKKKESGKSSVLMDIKPWDDETDMKKLEESVRSVQMDGLTWGASKLVAVGYGIKKLQIMMTIIDDLVSVDTLVEEVLQEPPHNEYIQSCDIVAFNKI from the exons ATGGCCGTgaccttctccgagctccacaccgCCGAAGGGCTCAAGGCCCTCGAGGCGCACCTCGCCGGCAAGACCTACATCTCCGG CGATGGGATCAGCAAGGACGACATCAAGGTGTTCGCGGCGGTGCCCACCAAGCCTGGTGCCGAGTTTCCTAATGCTGCCCGCTGGTATGACACCATCGCCGCGGCTACCGCTGCAAG GTTCCCTGGCAAGGCTGGTGGTGTGAGTGCATCATCCGCTTCTGCTGCGTCTGCTCCTGCTGCTGCCGAAGCTATG GATGTTGATGATGATGACTTGGACCTGTTTGGTGATGAGACTGAGGAGGACAAGGCTGCAGCAGCTGCGCGTGTGGCTGCCAAGCctgccaagaagaaagaaa GTGGCAAGTCCTCTGTTCTCATGGACATCAAGCCGTGGGATGATGAGACTGATATGAAGAAGCTGGAGGAGTCTGTCCGCAGTGTTCAGATGGACGGTCTCACTTGGGGTGCAT CAAAGCTTGTTGCTGTCGGTTATGGCATCAAGAAGCTGCAGATTATGATGACGATCATCGATGATCTCGTGTCAGTCGATACTCTGGTTGAGGAAGTACTCCAGGAGCCGCCCCACAATGAGTATATCCAGTCCTGTGACATTGTTGCCTTCAACAAGATATAG